The Chlamydia sp. 04-14 DNA segment GGCTGAGATCTATGGGAATAGCTAATTGTTCCATAACCTCTAATAGACGTTTGCCGTCAGCAGTGAGTTTATAAGGGTCAAAAACACCGCCTCCAAAACGATTTCTTCCATTCCAGACAATACCTAAATAAGCAATAGGCCCCTTAGAAAATAGATCTGTCAGCTTACTGAGTAGTTCCCCGAGATATTGGTAATCGGAACCTAATCCAGAGGCGTTTTCTATACTGCGAATAATTGAGAGCGAGTTCTTATTACTGTCTTTATCTAAAATATCGGAATCAAACGAGATAAGTTGGATACGTTTATCTGATTCTGGAAGAGTGAAAAATAGTTGATTTTGTTTATCAGCACTTGGAGAACTTTCGCTATGTTCAGTAAATATAGCGCATACTTGTTTATTGACTCCCCCGGAAAGTAGTTGGCTAGGAGAACAGCGAACAGAGGGATCTTGGTCGGAAAGGGTTTCATGAGAAAGAAGGTCGCAGTGCATATCTATGATCATGAAATTCACCTGGTATGGGTATAAGTATAAGGTGCTAGATAAGAGATGAGTTCGGGATATAAAGATGTCTGCTGATTATAGACAAATACAGCTTCTGGTTTCGAAGATTTCAATGCTTTTCTTAATGTAGGATAAAAGTTAGATGATTGAGGATCTTCACAAATGACACCTTGAAAATCAGGATGGCGATCAAGAAACTCTCTTAAGGCTTCGCCATCTCTTACAGTGTAAATTTTAATATGTTGAGAAAACGTGTGGCAAGCTAAACACGGTTCTATTCTTTCTCCCATAATCTCTTCAATAGCGTGACGAGAGATTATTCCCTCACGATATATCTTTAACGGATTTGTAGATATTACGGTTGATTCTAATCCAAAGGAACATGCACCGGGGATAATGAAAATATCTTCATTTGGAAAATCCTCAATAACCTCATCAGCAACTATTGCTGGAGGACAATTGGAAATATTTGCAGAAGTTCCAAGTAAAGGACCCGATAAATCGATTAATCTCTTTATTATAGGAAGAGCAAGAATCCTAAAGCCTAATTTCTCTTGAGAAAATCTAGAATTTTTATGATCTACGAGCAAAGTTAAAGGTCCTGGGAGGAACTCATGAGCCAGTTTAATAGCCTGTGAAGATAGAGGATAACCTGATAGTTTTTCAATATCCTCAAGTGTATTTACATAGACAACTAAAGACTTCTTTCTATCTCTATGTTTTAGAGAATAAATACGCTCTTCAGCATTTAGAGCATTTAATGCTACGGCTAAACCATAGACAGTATCTGTAGGAAAGGCTATAACCTTTCCTCGATGTAAATAATCCGCAGCTTGGTGCAAATAAAAATCTGGATCAGTAACGGACATAAAAGCTCCAGAATTAATAACTTTCAGTACTTTTTAAGCAAAAATATCAAATAGTTAACTTAGTAAAAATCTGGTTTAGTATTTGCCTGAAAAGACTTTAGCATAGTCATATTTCTAAATCCAAGTTTTTTAAATACGGCTTCTATTTTATAAAGCAGATTAAAGTTATTTAATATAAATGACATTAATCCCTTCCTTTATAGAAGAAAAAGTTCTAATTTTTTCTATATCTTACTGATTTATAAGAAAGCCTTGATCTCTAAAATCAATCCGACTAACTTGATCTAGAATTTCACAAAAAATTACCTTTGAGAGCATACATGGAGTATTCATTTTTTCGTCGTAAGTTTGCTGGATTAGACGCTATAGTATGTCCTGGAGATCCTGATGATCCTGTTATTATTTTTTGTCATG contains these protein-coding regions:
- a CDS encoding membrane dipeptidase, with translation MIIDMHCDLLSHETLSDQDPSVRCSPSQLLSGGVNKQVCAIFTEHSESSPSADKQNQLFFTLPESDKRIQLISFDSDILDKDSNKNSLSIIRSIENASGLGSDYQYLGELLSKLTDLFSKGPIAYLGIVWNGRNRFGGGVFDPYKLTADGKRLLEVMEQLAIPIDLSHCCDRLADDILDYTLDKLPTMQVLASHSNFREVQNIPRNLTCAHAKEIASRGGVIGLNIVNYFVGSSLKDLQQHIYHAEKIGILDRLVLGTDFFYSDENEKFFPECSTAKDHPNIHSILRDSLHAKDLENILWRSAQAFLNQTLRRQQERRTIRLDI
- a CDS encoding L-threonylcarbamoyladenylate synthase, whose protein sequence is MSVTDPDFYLHQAADYLHRGKVIAFPTDTVYGLAVALNALNAEERIYSLKHRDRKKSLVVYVNTLEDIEKLSGYPLSSQAIKLAHEFLPGPLTLLVDHKNSRFSQEKLGFRILALPIIKRLIDLSGPLLGTSANISNCPPAIVADEVIEDFPNEDIFIIPGACSFGLESTVISTNPLKIYREGIISRHAIEEIMGERIEPCLACHTFSQHIKIYTVRDGEALREFLDRHPDFQGVICEDPQSSNFYPTLRKALKSSKPEAVFVYNQQTSLYPELISYLAPYTYTHTR